A genomic segment from Nicotiana tabacum cultivar K326 chromosome 7, ASM71507v2, whole genome shotgun sequence encodes:
- the LOC107812655 gene encoding uric acid degradation bifunctional protein TTL isoform X1, with protein sequence MGSVFDEKEFLACCGSTKFGKEMVAAAPFSTLQDAIRAARHIWFNKVDVNGWLEAFSAHPQIGQSPSKNHQSPTFAQWSKGEQSTALATATDSTLQELFEWNARYREKFGFVFLICASGRSTPEILAELKIRYQNRPIIEFEIAAQEQMKITELRLAKLFSEKADTAPTIKPLATTNIVRKAEEDRVNIIGAHLTAATGDAGAKPAHIPKRTRPPITTHILDTSRGCPAGGIEVQLEMWKDNQTRPQFGKANIGGWKVLGSSATDKDGRSGQLMNMVEALTPGIYRISFNTGEYIPDGFFPYVSIVFEIRESQKWDHFHVPLLLSPFSFSTYRGS encoded by the exons atgggatCAGTGTTTGATGAAAAAGAATTCTTGGCATGCTGTGGGAGCACCAAATTCGGAAAGGAGATGGTAGCAGCTGCCCCCTTTTCCACTCTCCAAGATGCCATTCGTGCTGCTAGACATATCTGGTTCAACaag GTTGATGTAAATGGGTGGCTTGAAGCTTTTTCTGCTCATCCACAAATTGGTCAAAGCCCTTCCAAGAATCACCAAAGCCCTACTTTTGCCCA GTGGAGTAAGGGAGAGCAGTCAACAGCTCTGGCCACTGCTACTGATTCTACATTACAG GAACTGTTTGAGTGGAATGCTCGCTATAGGGAGAAGTTTGGATTTGTCTTCTTGATATGTGCTTCAGGGAGAAGTACCCCTGAGATACTTGCAGAATTGAAG ATACGGTACCAGAACAGACCAATAATTGAATTTGAGATTGCAGCCCAGGAGCAAATGAAAATAACTGAATTACGCCTTGCCAAACTTTTCTCAGAGAAAGCAGATACTGCACCAACAATTAAACCCTTGGCTACAACTAATATTGTCAGAAAAGCAGAAG AAGATCGTGTGAACATTATTGGAGCACATTTGACTGCTGCAACTGGAGATGCTGGAGCAAAACCAGCTCATATTCCAAAGAGAACTCGCCCGCCCATCACAACCCATATTCTGGATACTAGTCGTGGATGTCCAGCGGGTGGCATTGAAGTACAACTAGAGATGTGGAAAGACAACCAAACAAGACCACAATTTGGCAAAGCTAATATTGGTGGGTGGAAAGTACTAGGGTCTTCAGCTACGGACAAAGATGGTCGAAGTGGTCAGTTGATGAATATGGTTGAAGCTTTGACCCCAGGAATATACCGGATAAGTTTCAACACGGGTGAGTATATTCCTGATGGATTTTTTCCCTATGTCTCTATTGTCTTTGAGATCAGAGAGTCCCAGAAATGGGATCATTTTCATGTTCCTCTGCTGCTCTCTCCATTCTCATTCTCCACATATCGTGGTAGCTAG
- the LOC107812655 gene encoding uric acid degradation bifunctional protein TTL isoform X2 yields MGSVFDEKEFLACCGSTKFGKEMVAAAPFSTLQDAIRAARHIWFNKVDVNGWLEAFSAHPQIGQSPSKNHQSPTFAQWSKGEQSTALATATDSTLQELFEWNARYREKFGFVFLICASGRSTPEILAELKIRYQNRPIIEFEIAAQEQMKITELRLAKLFSEKADTAPTIKPLATTNIVRKAEDRVNIIGAHLTAATGDAGAKPAHIPKRTRPPITTHILDTSRGCPAGGIEVQLEMWKDNQTRPQFGKANIGGWKVLGSSATDKDGRSGQLMNMVEALTPGIYRISFNTGEYIPDGFFPYVSIVFEIRESQKWDHFHVPLLLSPFSFSTYRGS; encoded by the exons atgggatCAGTGTTTGATGAAAAAGAATTCTTGGCATGCTGTGGGAGCACCAAATTCGGAAAGGAGATGGTAGCAGCTGCCCCCTTTTCCACTCTCCAAGATGCCATTCGTGCTGCTAGACATATCTGGTTCAACaag GTTGATGTAAATGGGTGGCTTGAAGCTTTTTCTGCTCATCCACAAATTGGTCAAAGCCCTTCCAAGAATCACCAAAGCCCTACTTTTGCCCA GTGGAGTAAGGGAGAGCAGTCAACAGCTCTGGCCACTGCTACTGATTCTACATTACAG GAACTGTTTGAGTGGAATGCTCGCTATAGGGAGAAGTTTGGATTTGTCTTCTTGATATGTGCTTCAGGGAGAAGTACCCCTGAGATACTTGCAGAATTGAAG ATACGGTACCAGAACAGACCAATAATTGAATTTGAGATTGCAGCCCAGGAGCAAATGAAAATAACTGAATTACGCCTTGCCAAACTTTTCTCAGAGAAAGCAGATACTGCACCAACAATTAAACCCTTGGCTACAACTAATATTGTCAGAAAAGCAGAAG ATCGTGTGAACATTATTGGAGCACATTTGACTGCTGCAACTGGAGATGCTGGAGCAAAACCAGCTCATATTCCAAAGAGAACTCGCCCGCCCATCACAACCCATATTCTGGATACTAGTCGTGGATGTCCAGCGGGTGGCATTGAAGTACAACTAGAGATGTGGAAAGACAACCAAACAAGACCACAATTTGGCAAAGCTAATATTGGTGGGTGGAAAGTACTAGGGTCTTCAGCTACGGACAAAGATGGTCGAAGTGGTCAGTTGATGAATATGGTTGAAGCTTTGACCCCAGGAATATACCGGATAAGTTTCAACACGGGTGAGTATATTCCTGATGGATTTTTTCCCTATGTCTCTATTGTCTTTGAGATCAGAGAGTCCCAGAAATGGGATCATTTTCATGTTCCTCTGCTGCTCTCTCCATTCTCATTCTCCACATATCGTGGTAGCTAG